Sequence from the Guyparkeria hydrothermalis genome:
CAGGCGCTCTCCCCGCCGGCGTGTTGCGACGGCTCTCGGGGCAGGGTGACAAGAAAACAGGTGACCCCCTCCTCCGAGTTTGCCGTGATGTCGCCGCCGTGGGCCCGGATGATCGCCCGGGTAATTGCCAGGCCAAGCCCCAGTCCGCCGGTGGCACCCTGAGGGCGCGTTCTAGCTCCCTCGGCACGGTAAAAGCGCTCGAAGATCCGGGAAAACTCCTCCGGTGCCAGCGGCTGGCCCGAGTTTTCCACCGCCACGGAGACCGTCGACGGCTGCTCGGTGATTTTCACGGCGACGTAGCCGCCCTCGTCGGCATGTCGGAGCGCGTTGGAAAGCAGGTTGCTGAACGCCCGTCGCAACATGAGGCGATTGCCACGGAGCACCGCCCGGCCCGCGGAGGACAGGCTCACCCCCTCCTCCTCGGCAAGCGCGTCGTAGAACTCGAACAGGTCGGCCACTTCCTCGTGCAGGCGCAACTCCTCTACCGAGGGCAGCGACAGGCCATGGTCCGCCTTCGCCAGAAACAGCATGTCGCCGATCATCCGCGACAGGCGGTCGAGCTCTTCCGCGCTGGAGGCCAGGATTTCCTGGTACTCCCGTTGGCTGCGCGAACGCGACAGGGCCACCTGCGTCTGGGTGAGCAGGTTGCTCACAGGCGTGCGCATCTCGTGGGCGAGGTCAGAAGAGAAGTTCGACAACCGGCGGAACGCCTCTTCCAGACGGTCGAGCATGCGGTTGAGCTCGTGGGCGAGCCCGGTCAGTTCATGGGGAACGGAGCCCTCGGGCAGGCGGGTGTTCAACTGGCTCGCCGTCACCGAGGCGGCCCGTTCCTGCATCAACCGCAATGGGACAAGGCCACGGCGGGCGGCCCGCCAGCCGAGAAAACCACTCAGGATCGCGGCAAACGGGATGAAGATGAACAGAGTGCGGT
This genomic interval carries:
- a CDS encoding heavy metal sensor histidine kinase, encoding MTHPASLTTRLTLLFILVSSSVLLGLAWVLHAAVERHFVEMDRGILQSKVEVLERLLKQPPQAQELTALQSAVVEMFRSDPELRVFVQTADGRVILAPEEPDFPADELPQRASGVRPGLFTWWYDGSRYRGLADAIQPALPGFEPLIVAVAINIDHHERFMERYNRTLFIFIPFAAILSGFLGWRAARRGLVPLRLMQERAASVTASQLNTRLPEGSVPHELTGLAHELNRMLDRLEEAFRRLSNFSSDLAHEMRTPVSNLLTQTQVALSRSRSQREYQEILASSAEELDRLSRMIGDMLFLAKADHGLSLPSVEELRLHEEVADLFEFYDALAEEEGVSLSSAGRAVLRGNRLMLRRAFSNLLSNALRHADEGGYVAVKITEQPSTVSVAVENSGQPLAPEEFSRIFERFYRAEGARTRPQGATGGLGLGLAITRAIIRAHGGDITANSEEGVTCFLVTLPREPSQHAGGESA